One window of Papilio machaon chromosome 18, ilPapMach1.1, whole genome shotgun sequence genomic DNA carries:
- the LOC106710920 gene encoding trypsin, alkaline C-like, with protein sequence MATPLALSVLLLAGIAVANGGRIVGGQPAPIERYPSIVQVDALNVFTGTWSQSCGANILTSRHVLSAAHCFDGSLYEPSRRRIRAGTADRNFGGSIVYVEREFNHPSYGQLGLDGDICVVRLLTALVFSPVIQQGTIVAQGTQVPDNMPVVHAGWGATSQGGPASSILLDTTIYTVNNDLCRERYLNSPRQDIVTPNMICAGLLDIGGRDACQGDSGGPLYFGEIIVGVVSWGEGCANATFPGVSTAVSSYTDWIIATAV encoded by the exons ATGGCGACTCCTTTGGCTTTGTCCGTGTTGCTGCTTGCAG GCATTGCAGTGGCGAATGGCGGTCGTATCGTGGGGGGTCAACCGGCGCCCATAGAAAGATATCCCTCCATCGTGCAGGTAGACGCGCTGAACGTGTTCACGGGCACCTGGTCGCAGTCATGCGGCGCCAACATCCTCACCTCCAGACACGTCCTGTCTGCCGCACATTGTTTTGATGGGTC CCTCTACGAGCCTTCCCGCCGTCGTATCAGGGCTGGCACCGCCGACAGGAACTTCGGTGGATCCATTGTGTACGTCGAGCGGGAGTTCAATCACCCCAGCTACGGCCAACTGGGTTTGGACGGCGACATCTGCGTGGTGCGCCTGTTGACAGCGCTGGTCTTCTCGCCTGTCATCCAGCAAGGCACTATCGTCGCTCAAGGCACTCAAGTGCCCGACAATATGCCGGTCGTCCACGCCGGATGGGGCGCCACTTCG CAAGGAGGTCCCGCATCAAGCATACTTCTGGACACGACTATCTACACCGTGAACAACGACCTCTGCCGGGAGCGGTACTTAAACAGTCCACGACAGGACATTGTCACGCCGAATATGATCTGTGCTGGTCTCCTAGACATTGGAGGCCGTGATGCTTGCCAAGGAGACTCCGGAGGTCCTCTGTACTTTGGGGAGATTATTGTCGGAGTTGTCTCTTGGGGCGAGGGCTGCGCCAATGCCACCTTCCCCGGTGTTAGCACCGCTGTCTCCTCTTACACTGACTGGATTATTGCCACCGccgtttaa
- the LOC106710927 gene encoding trypsin CFT-1, which produces MARLAWAVLFLAAWCSATETDRIVGGKPVSIEEHPFMVQVENWRLFAIWTQRCAANILTTRYLVSAASCFRESLAHPETRRIRAGSTFRNTGGVIHNVERIINHPSFGQNGFDGDISIIRLETALVYSNSIAQATIIGQGALIPDNLEVIHAGWGRPSFFGSRAEYLTDVTVRTINNEECARRYLNWPRPHTVTSNMICAGFLDGPADGTCFGDAGGPLIYNKVIIGIASWGKTCANGTYPDVSTSVGSYTNWILETAV; this is translated from the exons ATGGCACGATTGGCTTGGGCTGTCCTTTTCTTgg CCGCTTGGTGTTCGGCCACCGAAACCGACCGCATCGTGGGTGGCAAACCCGTGTCCATCGAAGAACATCCCTTCATGGTTCAAGTGGAGAATTGGAGGTTATTCGCCATCTGGACTCAGCGATGCGCCGCCAACATTCTCACCACCAGGTATCTGGTGAGCGCCGCTTCCTGCTTTAGGGAGTC TCTCGCGCATCCTGAGACCCGTCGTATCAGGGCCGGTAGTACCTTCCGCAACACCGGTGGCGTCATCCACAACGTCGAGCGTATCATCAACCATCCGTCCTTCGGACAGAACGGTTTCGATGGCGATATCTCCATCATCAGGCTGGAGACTGCCCTAGTGTACTCCAATAGCATTGCCCAAGCCACCATCATCGGACAGGGCGCTCTCATCCCGGACAATCTTGAAGTTATTCACGCTGGTTGGGGCAGACCTTCA TTCTTCGGTAGCCGCGCTGAATACTTAACTGACGTGACCGTAAGAACGATCAACAACGAGGAGTGCGCTCGCCGCTACCTCAACTGGCCGCGACCTCACACCGTCACCTCCAACATGATCTGCGCCGGTTTCCTGGACGGCCCTGCTGACGGTACCTGCTTCGGCGATGCCGGTGGCCCTCTCATCTACAATAAGGTCATCATCGGTATCGCCTCATGGGGCAAGACTTGCGCCAACGGTACCTACCCCGATGTCAGCACCTCCGTCGGCTCTTACACCAACTGGATCTTGGAAACTGCTGtctaa
- the LOC106710923 gene encoding trypsin CFT-1, with translation MSPYSIFIVYLTAVACSATQMNRIVGGEPTTIEKYPIIVQVEHLIGLNVFSQMCAGSVLTRRTILSAAHCFDVGPTSQQRYRIRAGSSNRNVGGIIRQVATIFNNPTWGLNDYDGDASLLFLESPLEYTDVIKQATIVTSGFVAPDNLPITHIGWGMTSFPGDRAEVLQEVRVFSINNDLCRERYEAHDPPRVVTTNMICAGILDVGGKGPCWGDSGGPVFFENIVIGIVAWGEGCANKTTPGVNTAVSSYTTWIVENAI, from the exons ATGTCGCCATATTCCATCTTTATTGTGTATCTCACTG CGGTAGCATGTTCTGCTACCCAAATGAATAGAATTGTTGGCGGTGAACCTACAACCATCGAGAAGTATCCAATTATAGTACAAGTGGAGCATCTGATTGGTTTAAATGTGTTCTCTCAAATGTGCGCCGGCAGCGTGCTGACTAGACGAACTATACTATCAGCCGCCCATTGCTTTGACGTCGG TCCAACATCTCAGCAACGCTATCGCATCAGAGCTGGCAGTTCTAATCGCAATGTTGGTGGCATCATCAGACAAGTTGCCACCATCTTCAACAACCCGACCTGGGGTCTGAACGACTACGATGGTGATGCTTCTTTGCTTTTCCTCGAGAGTCCACTAGAGTACACCGATGTTATCAAACAAGCTACTATAGTGACTAGTGGATTTGTCGCACCTGATAACTTACCGATCACTCATATAGGTTGGGGAATGACTTCG TTCCCAGGTGACCGTGCAGAAGTTCTCCAAGAAGTCAGGGTATTTTCTATCAATAATGATCTTTGCCGTGAAAGATACGAAGCTCATGATCCTCCTAGAGTGGTCACTACCAACATGATTTGCGCTGGCATCCTCGATGTTGGGGGTAAAGGACCTTGCTGGGGAGACTCTGGAGGCCCTGTGttctttgaaaatattgttattggtATTGTTGCGTGGGGTGAAGGATGTGCTAACAAGACCACGCCCGGAGTTAATACTGCTGTGTCATCGTACACCACCTGGATTGTTGAAAATgctatataa
- the LOC106710925 gene encoding uncharacterized protein LOC106710925, producing MSPEREVQESDDMLESIDELKERLTSMKKMMEERKATGSGTKDLFQGHARSLQGTTMIDGNFLSFVFGGSLFVILSVSVYAFYNLYHAVLKKFPSTHTEL from the exons ATGAGCCCCGAAAGAGAAGTACAAG agtCGGACGACATGTTGGAATCCATAGACGAATTAAAAGAGAGATTGACTTCAATGAAAAAGATGATGGAAGAAAGAAAGGCGACGGGATCTGGCACGAAAGATCTTTTTCAAGGTCACGCGCGGAGCCTCCAAGGAACCACAATGATAGACGGGAACTTCCTCTCTTTCGTCTTCGGTGGCTCCCTCTTTGTTATTCTCAGTGTATCTGTTTACGCCTTCTACAATCTATATCACGCAGTCTTAAAGAAGTTTCCATCGACACATACGGAgttgtaa